The following is a genomic window from SAR202 cluster bacterium.
CCGTTTTCGCGTCCTGGATGTCTCCGGAGCGAATCATACCAGGGATGCTTGTCAAGGGCACCTTCTCGACGACGATAGCCTCCTCGTCGTCCGCTTCGAGTTTGCTGGGGAGAAGGCCTCGCGCGACGAAGGCGTACATGTACTCGGTGCAATAGCCGGGGCTCATCCACATCTCGCCGATTGGCCTGACGTCGGTCGCGGTGTAGCCCGTCTCTTCCTGAAGCTCGCGAATGGCGCACTCCATTGGGCTCTCCGGCGCATCAATACCACCGGCGGGGACTTCGAGGAGTCCCTTTTCGGCGGGGTACCGGTACTGGCGCACCAGGACGACATTGCCATCGCCGTCCAACGGGACGATCACGACGGACGCGCCATGGTCCACCACCTCGCGGACAGTCTCGCGTGCGTTCGCCAGGAGGACTTTGTCAACCCGCGCG
Proteins encoded in this region:
- a CDS encoding NUDIX hydrolase, with product MKAEKTISSKSIYKGKIFSARVDKVLLANARETVREVVDHGASVVIVPLDGDGNVVLVRQYRYPAEKGLLEVPAGGIDAPESPMECAIRELQEETGYTATDVRPIGEMWMSPGYCTEYMYAFVARGLLPSKLEADDEEAIVVEKVPLTSIPGMIRSGDIQDAKTVAAIYMALNAA